Proteins from a genomic interval of Archangium lipolyticum:
- a CDS encoding hybrid sensor histidine kinase/response regulator has translation MRAGDAPSASVLLVDDQPSDLMALERQLSGSGLRVVKATSGEEALQHLDVQDFALILMDVRMPGLDGFETARLIRQQQPQRRVPLIFLSGAPREEAMVVSGYANGAVDYLRKPVDPEALRAKVRVFVHLYLEREALRREQAALHEHERRELEARRLAVEKDRERLLEELREAVRLRDEFLSVASHELKTPLTPLALRLRLLLKEVEAEPESPSTRRMLRHLETARQQVRRLTLLVDSLLDTTRITGGRIPLCQQEGVDLAVIVRDVAASFETQAVRAGCPMGLEVPGQVLGRWDPLRLEQVVSNLLSNALKFGAGSPVLLRVEARDGWGRLVVRDQGIGMNDDVRARLFRRFERGVSERHYGGLGLGLFISQQIVQAMGGHILVESTPGQGATFTVELPCSFLPEPPSPGEGPS, from the coding sequence GTGCGAGCAGGGGATGCGCCTTCCGCCAGCGTGCTGCTGGTGGATGACCAGCCTTCCGACCTGATGGCCCTGGAGCGCCAGCTCTCCGGGTCCGGGCTGCGCGTCGTGAAGGCCACCTCCGGGGAGGAGGCGCTCCAACACCTCGATGTCCAGGACTTCGCCCTCATCCTCATGGACGTGCGGATGCCGGGGCTGGACGGCTTCGAGACGGCCCGGCTCATCCGGCAGCAGCAGCCCCAGCGGCGCGTCCCCCTCATCTTTCTCTCGGGCGCGCCGCGCGAGGAGGCCATGGTGGTGTCCGGGTACGCGAACGGAGCGGTGGACTACCTGCGCAAGCCGGTGGATCCGGAGGCCCTGCGCGCCAAGGTGCGTGTCTTCGTGCACCTCTACCTCGAGCGCGAGGCCCTGCGGCGTGAGCAGGCCGCGCTGCACGAGCACGAGCGGCGGGAGCTCGAGGCCCGGCGCCTGGCGGTGGAGAAGGATCGCGAGCGGCTCCTGGAGGAGCTGCGCGAGGCGGTGCGCCTGCGCGACGAGTTCCTCTCCGTGGCCAGCCATGAGCTGAAGACGCCCCTCACGCCGCTCGCCCTGCGGCTGCGGCTGCTGCTCAAGGAGGTGGAGGCGGAGCCGGAGAGCCCGAGCACGCGGCGCATGCTGAGGCACCTGGAGACGGCACGCCAACAGGTGCGGCGGCTGACGCTGCTGGTGGACAGCCTGTTGGACACCACGCGCATCACCGGCGGACGGATTCCCCTGTGCCAGCAGGAGGGCGTGGATCTCGCGGTCATCGTCCGCGACGTGGCGGCCAGCTTCGAGACCCAGGCGGTGCGCGCGGGCTGCCCCATGGGGCTCGAGGTCCCCGGCCAGGTTCTCGGCCGGTGGGATCCGCTGCGGCTGGAGCAGGTGGTGTCGAACCTGTTGTCCAACGCCCTCAAGTTCGGCGCTGGCTCGCCCGTGCTCCTGCGCGTGGAGGCGCGGGATGGGTGGGGGCGGCTGGTGGTGCGTGACCAGGGAATCGGAATGAACGATGACGTGCGCGCGCGCCTCTTCCGCCGGTTCGAGCGGGGTGTGTCGGAGCGGCACTACGGTGGACTGGGGCTGGGCCTCTTCATCTCCCAGCAGATCGTCCAGGCCATGGGCGGCCACATCCTCGTGGAGAGCACCCCGGGGCAGGGGGCCACCTTCACCGTCGAGCTGCCTTGCTCGTTCCTTCCGGAGCCACCGTCTCCAGGAGAGGGGCCGTCATGA
- a CDS encoding DUF4398 domain-containing protein gives MRKAIVGAALLLGLAGCVSVQRVAPTQELVSSEVTIRQAEEAGAEQVPEAARHLRWAREQAKEARRLLEKNKREQAALFLQRAEADAALALALAREAPARAEADQARQRMQQLQQSPVQQ, from the coding sequence ATGCGAAAGGCAATCGTGGGCGCGGCGTTGCTGCTGGGTCTGGCCGGCTGCGTGAGCGTGCAGCGGGTAGCGCCAACCCAGGAGCTGGTGAGCTCGGAGGTCACCATCCGCCAGGCGGAGGAGGCCGGAGCCGAGCAGGTACCCGAGGCGGCACGGCACCTGAGGTGGGCCCGGGAGCAGGCAAAGGAGGCACGCAGGCTGCTGGAGAAGAACAAGCGTGAGCAGGCGGCGCTCTTCCTACAGCGCGCCGAGGCGGACGCGGCGCTGGCACTCGCCCTGGCTCGCGAGGCCCCGGCCCGCGCCGAGGCCGATCAAGCCCGCCAGCGGATGCAGCAGCTCCAGCAGAGCCCGGTGCAGCAGTAG
- a CDS encoding OmpA family protein has protein sequence MRGWKRLTWGVLGAAALAGCAGSTPRELLDARYAYQRASSGPAAQFTPNALAEARVALEAANRAYELERGSERTRSLAYVALRKAETAESLARAAVAEQERQQAAQQLAAVQTSEAERTRQELDRARSELAEAQRLRAEAEQRQAQVQEQEQLAARQQELEQARRAEEERAARLAEAQARADQLNAQLEQERQARLQAEQRAAQAEADARAQAQVAEDLRNIRQVQVKEEARGLVLTLSGSVLFRSGSADLLPAARRRLDEVADALMKAQNPLVIEGHTDSQGPTEVNEELSYQRAEAVRDYLVDRGVDSERIRTDGMGEAHPIASNKNPEGRANNRRVEIIIERGIGGAGQQPQQQQPQQPQQPAPTP, from the coding sequence ATGCGGGGATGGAAGCGTCTGACATGGGGAGTGCTCGGCGCCGCCGCGCTCGCGGGGTGCGCGGGCAGCACGCCGCGCGAGCTGCTGGATGCGCGCTATGCCTATCAGCGGGCCTCCTCGGGGCCCGCGGCCCAGTTCACTCCCAATGCCCTGGCGGAGGCGCGCGTGGCGCTCGAAGCGGCCAACCGCGCCTATGAGCTGGAGAGGGGCTCGGAGCGCACGCGCTCGCTGGCGTACGTGGCGCTGCGCAAGGCGGAGACCGCCGAGTCGCTCGCCCGGGCCGCCGTCGCCGAACAGGAGCGGCAGCAGGCGGCACAGCAGCTCGCGGCGGTGCAGACCTCCGAAGCCGAGCGCACGCGCCAGGAGCTGGACCGGGCCCGCTCCGAGCTCGCCGAGGCCCAGCGTCTGCGCGCGGAGGCGGAGCAGCGGCAGGCCCAGGTCCAGGAGCAGGAGCAGCTGGCGGCGCGGCAGCAGGAGCTGGAGCAGGCACGGCGCGCGGAGGAGGAGCGCGCGGCGCGGCTCGCCGAGGCCCAGGCACGCGCGGATCAGCTCAACGCCCAGCTGGAGCAGGAGCGCCAGGCGCGGCTCCAGGCCGAGCAGCGCGCGGCCCAGGCCGAGGCCGATGCTCGGGCCCAGGCCCAGGTGGCGGAGGATCTGCGCAACATCCGGCAGGTCCAGGTGAAGGAGGAGGCGCGCGGGCTGGTGCTCACGCTCTCCGGCAGCGTGCTCTTCCGCTCGGGCAGCGCGGACCTGTTGCCGGCGGCCCGGCGGCGGCTCGACGAGGTGGCCGATGCCCTGATGAAGGCGCAGAACCCGCTCGTCATCGAGGGCCACACCGACAGCCAGGGCCCCACCGAGGTCAACGAGGAGCTCTCCTACCAACGCGCCGAGGCCGTACGGGACTACCTCGTCGACCGCGGCGTGGACAGCGAGCGCATCCGCACGGATGGAATGGGCGAGGCCCACCCCATCGCCTCCAACAAGAATCCCGAGGGCCGCGCGAACAACCGCCGGGTGGAGATCATCATCGAGCGAGGCATCGGCGGAGCCGGCCAGCAGCCGCAACAGCAGCAGCCACAACAGCCGCAGCAGCCAGCGCCGACGCCGTGA
- a CDS encoding BMP family lipoprotein: MATARPLRMSLLFGLLLVSACKKEEAKPEATAAKPAESANAPAAAAPKEKSLKVGLVTDVGGRGDHSFNDSALRGLELWGAGKKVEGGSYKDASPEELKETLQQDLATRGIAPVGVTPVVLQSKVPEDYEPNLQLLVDQGVSLAIGVGFMLENAVETVAKRNPDAQFLLIDSPLVAADGKTYTLPNVRTVMFREEQGSFLVGALAGLVTKGNKVGFVGGMEVPLIKKFEAGFRAGVAATNPKATVLVNYTGSFDNVAAGKQVGQDLVTKGADIVYHAAGSDGLGVIQAVKEARAAGKPVFVIGVDSDQSHLAPEAVLTSMLKRVDLGVYEAVRDLSQGKLQGGDVVLGLKEGGVSYAPVRVEFPGKAEALQKVEELRTKVVNGEIQVPTNPSQLSAAPGKP; encoded by the coding sequence ATGGCTACTGCTCGTCCCCTGCGCATGTCCCTGCTGTTCGGCCTGTTGCTCGTGTCCGCCTGCAAGAAGGAGGAGGCGAAGCCGGAGGCCACTGCCGCCAAGCCCGCGGAGTCCGCCAACGCTCCGGCCGCCGCCGCTCCGAAGGAGAAATCGCTCAAGGTGGGCCTCGTCACGGACGTGGGAGGCCGGGGTGACCACTCCTTCAACGACTCGGCGCTGCGCGGCCTGGAGCTGTGGGGGGCGGGCAAGAAGGTGGAGGGCGGTAGCTACAAGGATGCCTCTCCCGAGGAGCTGAAGGAGACGCTCCAGCAGGATCTGGCCACGCGCGGCATCGCCCCGGTGGGCGTCACGCCGGTGGTGCTGCAGAGCAAGGTGCCCGAGGACTACGAGCCCAACCTGCAGCTGCTGGTGGATCAGGGCGTGTCGCTGGCCATCGGCGTGGGCTTCATGCTCGAGAACGCCGTGGAGACGGTGGCCAAGCGCAACCCGGACGCGCAGTTCCTCCTCATCGACAGCCCGCTGGTGGCCGCCGATGGGAAGACCTACACCCTGCCCAACGTGCGCACGGTGATGTTCCGCGAGGAGCAGGGCAGCTTCCTGGTGGGCGCGCTGGCCGGTCTGGTGACGAAGGGCAACAAGGTGGGCTTCGTCGGCGGCATGGAAGTGCCCCTCATCAAGAAGTTCGAGGCCGGCTTCCGCGCGGGCGTGGCCGCCACCAACCCCAAGGCCACCGTGCTGGTGAACTACACGGGTAGCTTCGACAACGTGGCCGCTGGCAAGCAGGTGGGTCAGGATCTCGTGACCAAGGGCGCGGACATCGTCTACCACGCGGCCGGCTCGGACGGTCTGGGCGTCATCCAGGCGGTGAAGGAGGCGCGCGCCGCCGGCAAGCCCGTGTTCGTCATCGGCGTGGACTCGGATCAGTCCCACCTCGCCCCCGAGGCGGTGCTGACCTCGATGCTCAAGCGCGTGGACCTGGGCGTCTACGAGGCCGTGCGGGACCTGTCCCAGGGCAAGCTGCAGGGCGGTGACGTGGTGCTGGGCCTGAAGGAGGGCGGTGTCTCCTACGCCCCCGTGCGCGTGGAGTTCCCGGGCAAGGCCGAGGCCCTTCAGAAGGTCGAGGAGCTGCGCACCAAGGTCGTCAACGGGGAGATCCAGGTGCCCACCAACCCCTCGCAGCTCTCCGCCGCCCCGGGCAAGCCGTAA
- a CDS encoding ROK family protein yields MPTLGIDLGGTFARAAVVNEQGKIVAASKIPLAERSPSAVVESIAHAAKLAVESAGTPVQFCGVGAAGQIHGDSGVLAVAPNLGWRNVPLGEMLRTRLGFTVRVVNDLAAAAWGELNAGAGRGAQDMYTVFVGSGVGSAIIAGGKLVHGAGGVAGELGHTKVVPNGRKCGCGELGCLEAYVGGHNLIAQTRELLASGHSHILMELTGGDPARVTPVTLEQAAERGDPEAREIYERASLMLAIAIANQVTVLNPARLILGGGVLAHCPGIRRRVVEGVQAYASMTSREGLLISDAELGDDSGLIGAALLA; encoded by the coding sequence ATGCCTACGCTCGGAATCGACCTGGGAGGTACGTTCGCCCGCGCCGCGGTGGTGAACGAGCAGGGAAAAATCGTCGCCGCTTCCAAGATTCCGCTCGCCGAGCGCAGCCCCTCGGCCGTGGTGGAATCCATCGCCCATGCGGCCAAGTTGGCCGTGGAGTCGGCCGGGACGCCCGTGCAGTTCTGCGGCGTGGGCGCGGCCGGGCAGATCCACGGCGACTCGGGTGTGCTGGCGGTGGCGCCCAACCTCGGCTGGCGCAACGTGCCGCTGGGAGAGATGCTCCGCACGCGGCTCGGCTTCACCGTCCGCGTGGTGAACGACCTGGCCGCCGCCGCGTGGGGTGAGCTCAACGCCGGCGCGGGCCGCGGTGCCCAGGACATGTACACGGTGTTCGTGGGCTCGGGCGTGGGCAGCGCCATCATCGCCGGTGGCAAGCTGGTGCATGGCGCGGGCGGAGTGGCCGGCGAGCTGGGTCACACCAAGGTGGTGCCCAACGGGCGCAAGTGCGGCTGCGGCGAGCTGGGTTGTCTCGAGGCCTACGTGGGCGGCCACAACCTCATCGCGCAGACGCGCGAGCTGTTGGCTTCCGGGCACTCGCACATCCTCATGGAGCTGACGGGTGGGGACCCGGCCCGGGTGACGCCGGTGACGCTGGAGCAGGCCGCGGAGCGGGGAGACCCCGAGGCGCGGGAAATCTACGAGCGCGCCAGCCTCATGCTGGCCATCGCCATCGCCAACCAGGTGACGGTGCTCAACCCGGCGCGGCTCATCCTGGGCGGCGGCGTGCTGGCGCACTGCCCGGGCATCCGCCGGCGCGTGGTGGAGGGGGTCCAGGCGTACGCCTCCATGACCTCGCGCGAGGGGCTGCTCATCAGCGACGCCGAGCTGGGTGACGATAGCGGACTGATCGGGGCGGCGCTCCTGGCCTGA
- a CDS encoding phosphomannomutase/phosphoglucomutase has translation MNAHIFREYDIRGLVDKDLTVEVVELLGKGLGTVVRRKGGRSIVVGRDCRESSTRFRDALCRGLTSTGLNVLDVGVVPTPLTYFAANTLPVDGLAMITGSHNPPEYNGFKIGAGKTTFHGPEIQALRKLIEARDFEKAATPGTVSPFDIHTPYYHFVRQTVKVGRKGMKIVIDAGNGTGGAVGVPLFESMGFDVVPLFCEMDARFPNHHPDPTVVENMQDLIAAVKREKAEVGIAYDGDSDRIGVVDDQGNILWGDQIMILFSRYVLKESPGAAIVGEVKCSYTLYDDIAKHGGKPVMWKAGHSLIKAKMKEEHAELAGEMSGHIFFKNRYFGFDDAIYSSARLLEILTHEKKKLSELLSDVPKTYASPELRVDTVEEKKFELVKRATETLRAAGHSIVDVDGVRVTFPDGWGLIRASNTQPILVLRFEARTPERLEEIRQLIEGTVAKMQREVGA, from the coding sequence ATGAACGCGCACATCTTCCGCGAGTACGACATCCGTGGCCTGGTGGATAAGGACCTCACCGTCGAGGTGGTGGAACTGCTGGGCAAGGGACTCGGCACCGTGGTGCGGCGCAAGGGTGGCCGCTCCATCGTGGTCGGCCGCGATTGCCGCGAGTCCTCCACGCGCTTCCGCGACGCCCTCTGCCGTGGCCTCACCTCCACCGGGCTCAACGTGCTCGACGTCGGTGTGGTGCCCACTCCGCTGACCTACTTCGCCGCCAACACCCTGCCGGTGGACGGCCTGGCGATGATTACCGGCAGCCACAACCCGCCCGAGTACAACGGCTTCAAGATCGGCGCCGGCAAGACGACCTTCCACGGCCCGGAGATCCAGGCGCTGCGCAAGCTCATCGAGGCGCGCGACTTCGAGAAGGCGGCTACCCCGGGCACCGTCAGCCCCTTCGACATCCACACCCCGTACTACCACTTCGTCCGTCAGACGGTGAAGGTGGGCCGCAAGGGGATGAAGATCGTCATCGACGCGGGCAACGGCACCGGCGGCGCGGTGGGCGTGCCGCTCTTCGAGAGCATGGGCTTCGACGTCGTCCCGCTCTTCTGCGAGATGGACGCGCGCTTCCCCAACCACCACCCGGATCCCACGGTGGTGGAGAACATGCAGGACCTCATCGCGGCCGTGAAGCGCGAGAAGGCCGAGGTGGGCATCGCCTATGACGGCGACAGCGACCGCATCGGCGTGGTGGACGACCAGGGCAACATCCTCTGGGGCGATCAGATCATGATCCTCTTCAGCCGCTACGTGCTGAAGGAGAGCCCGGGCGCGGCCATCGTCGGCGAGGTGAAGTGCTCCTACACCCTCTATGACGACATCGCGAAGCACGGCGGCAAGCCGGTGATGTGGAAGGCGGGCCACTCCCTCATCAAGGCGAAGATGAAGGAGGAGCACGCGGAGCTGGCCGGCGAGATGAGCGGCCACATCTTCTTCAAGAACCGCTACTTCGGCTTCGATGACGCCATCTACTCCTCGGCGCGCCTGCTGGAGATCCTCACCCACGAGAAGAAGAAGCTGTCCGAGCTGCTGTCGGACGTGCCCAAGACGTACGCCTCGCCCGAGCTGCGCGTGGACACGGTGGAGGAGAAGAAGTTCGAGCTCGTCAAGCGCGCCACGGAGACCCTGCGCGCGGCGGGCCACTCCATCGTGGACGTGGACGGCGTACGGGTGACCTTCCCGGACGGGTGGGGCCTCATCCGCGCCTCCAACACCCAGCCCATCCTGGTGCTGCGCTTCGAGGCCCGGACCCCCGAGCGGCTGGAGGAGATCCGTCAGCTCATCGAGGGCACCGTGGCGAAGATGCAGCGCGAGGTCGGCGCCTGA
- a CDS encoding LOG family protein gives MVEIESLAVFEQHLASGRTLANVILQGLDLTGRSQTLLSADLSGTVFLGCQLEKDTLQAVLAHGAMVFPPFSGLPYSPYRGSLYTPEELYAGFEPSRPESYADTPDARIYAHWNSRGGANPPSLLETLAQRLHDHAVTDAMEEVLAHQGRPRKVVAIMGGHSMLRGQPDYRSVAELARELARLGFFLVSGGGPGAMEATHLGAWFARRSEAELSAALEVLAKAPSYKDREWLARAFEVRAAWPLRDEDHPACESLGIPTWHYGHEPPNPFATHIAKYFANSVREDGLLTIAKGGVVYSPGSAGTIQEVFQDACQNHYNTVGVVSPMIFLGQDFWTRTRPVFPLLEHLAKGQEYARYLLLTDSKERIVQALVDFDRELESRTAR, from the coding sequence GTGGTCGAAATCGAGAGCCTCGCGGTATTCGAACAGCATCTGGCGAGCGGTAGGACCCTCGCCAACGTCATCCTCCAGGGGCTCGACCTGACGGGGCGCAGCCAGACCCTGTTGAGCGCCGACCTCTCGGGCACCGTGTTCTTGGGGTGTCAGCTCGAGAAGGACACATTGCAGGCCGTGCTCGCGCACGGGGCCATGGTCTTCCCGCCCTTCTCGGGACTGCCCTACTCACCGTATCGCGGGAGCCTCTACACCCCGGAGGAGCTGTACGCGGGCTTCGAGCCCTCTCGCCCCGAGAGCTACGCCGACACGCCCGACGCCCGCATCTACGCGCACTGGAACTCGCGGGGCGGTGCCAACCCGCCCTCGCTGCTCGAGACGCTGGCGCAGCGGCTCCACGACCACGCCGTCACCGACGCCATGGAGGAGGTGCTCGCCCACCAGGGCCGTCCGCGCAAGGTGGTGGCCATCATGGGCGGTCACTCCATGCTCCGGGGGCAGCCCGACTACCGTTCAGTGGCGGAACTGGCCCGCGAGCTGGCACGGCTCGGCTTCTTCCTGGTGAGCGGTGGTGGCCCGGGCGCCATGGAGGCCACCCACCTGGGCGCCTGGTTCGCCCGGCGGAGCGAGGCGGAGCTGAGCGCGGCCCTCGAGGTCCTCGCCAAGGCCCCCAGCTACAAGGACCGTGAGTGGCTCGCGAGGGCCTTCGAGGTGCGCGCGGCCTGGCCCCTGCGCGACGAGGACCACCCGGCCTGCGAGAGCCTGGGCATCCCCACCTGGCACTACGGCCACGAGCCGCCCAACCCGTTCGCCACCCATATCGCCAAGTACTTCGCCAACAGCGTCCGTGAGGACGGCCTGCTCACCATCGCGAAGGGGGGCGTCGTCTACTCCCCGGGTAGCGCCGGCACCATCCAGGAGGTCTTCCAGGACGCCTGTCAGAACCACTACAACACCGTGGGCGTGGTCAGCCCGATGATCTTCCTGGGCCAGGACTTCTGGACGCGCACGCGGCCGGTCTTCCCGCTCCTGGAGCACCTCGCGAAGGGCCAGGAGTACGCGCGCTATCTGCTGCTCACGGACTCGAAGGAGCGCATCGTCCAGGCCCTGGTGGACTTCGATCGGGAGCTGGAGTCCCGGACCGCGCGCTGA
- a CDS encoding CotH kinase family protein: protein MRLALLTGLLLFLGACGGPGDRTDPHPHTTDIIDTGKPDAGTGSETPDSGRPDAGQPPDAGTPDAGSPDAGTPPDGGTQTGSRPSPSKPRWPALQTSISTYELSLSQRDYDALFAHIPDPPSKDFKVPGRFVHEGRTYQVELSFRGRSTKTDPRVVKKSWDVRFDKEDRYQGRKSIELLAAWKDSGYLTEKLWYDLAASVGLRVPYARYVHVKLHLLQDNGTVITKYEGVFTELESINKDFLEAHDFDDDGDIYRCGMHDCEMRQPPQEHYQESWDKKTNEKQPWEQLWSFLEGVNRTPPHRFSAFVEEKLELEDYLTWLAVDTFIANDLQGDSRSYLVRDSKTGKWTYVPWDLNNALSLYNRTNAVIQGVKGEHPLFSYTPYDPSVYELWLFRRTFPDMQDMKPTWSTLTTRLYDDPALRARYVARLRLLLDTWFTEENIGRRVDAMHKLLAPYILPGKDGKTVDPYVSPEHAARSPDYLHRFVRERQEWLRQHIHDIESLGDGALVIDRVGRDASGAFWVQLYNRGSTPISLGGLRLTGLTRVTDQWTLPSITVEPKHVVTFRQGAAGIEGLGATLDPQHPEVALYSEDQQTALDLLWLAPLKPGEAYGRQPRGAESFGSQPGP, encoded by the coding sequence ATGAGACTCGCGCTGCTCACTGGACTTCTCCTGTTCCTGGGCGCGTGTGGAGGTCCGGGCGACCGGACCGACCCGCACCCCCACACCACGGACATCATCGACACGGGGAAACCCGATGCCGGCACTGGCTCCGAGACACCGGACTCGGGGCGGCCGGACGCCGGGCAACCCCCTGACGCGGGCACACCGGACGCGGGCTCGCCAGACGCGGGCACACCTCCGGATGGGGGGACGCAGACGGGCTCGCGGCCCTCGCCCTCCAAGCCCCGGTGGCCGGCGCTTCAGACGTCCATCTCCACCTATGAGCTGTCACTGAGTCAGCGTGACTACGATGCCCTCTTCGCCCACATCCCGGATCCTCCCTCGAAGGACTTCAAGGTGCCGGGCCGCTTCGTCCACGAGGGCCGCACGTACCAGGTGGAGCTGAGCTTCCGGGGGCGCTCCACCAAGACGGACCCGCGCGTCGTGAAGAAGTCCTGGGATGTGCGCTTCGACAAGGAGGACCGCTACCAGGGGAGGAAGAGCATCGAGCTGCTCGCGGCGTGGAAGGACTCGGGCTACCTCACGGAGAAGCTCTGGTACGACCTGGCCGCGAGCGTGGGCCTGCGCGTGCCGTATGCCCGCTACGTCCACGTGAAGCTCCACCTGCTTCAGGACAATGGGACCGTCATCACGAAGTACGAGGGCGTCTTCACCGAGCTGGAGTCCATCAACAAGGACTTCCTGGAGGCCCATGACTTCGATGACGACGGGGACATCTACCGCTGCGGCATGCACGACTGCGAGATGCGCCAGCCGCCCCAGGAGCACTATCAGGAGTCCTGGGACAAGAAGACGAACGAGAAGCAGCCGTGGGAGCAGCTGTGGAGCTTCCTCGAGGGCGTCAATCGCACGCCGCCGCACCGGTTCTCCGCCTTCGTCGAGGAGAAGCTGGAGCTGGAGGACTATCTCACCTGGCTGGCGGTGGACACCTTCATCGCCAATGATCTGCAGGGCGACTCGCGCAGCTACCTGGTGCGTGACTCCAAGACGGGCAAGTGGACGTACGTGCCGTGGGACCTGAACAACGCCCTGTCCCTCTACAACCGCACCAACGCCGTCATCCAGGGCGTGAAGGGCGAGCATCCGCTCTTCAGCTACACGCCCTACGACCCGAGCGTGTACGAGCTCTGGCTGTTCCGCCGCACCTTCCCGGACATGCAGGACATGAAGCCCACCTGGAGCACGCTCACCACGCGTCTCTACGATGACCCGGCCCTGCGTGCCCGCTACGTCGCCCGGCTGCGCCTGCTGCTCGACACGTGGTTCACCGAGGAGAACATCGGCCGGCGCGTCGACGCCATGCACAAGCTGCTCGCCCCGTACATCCTGCCGGGCAAGGACGGCAAGACGGTGGACCCGTACGTCAGCCCCGAGCATGCCGCGCGCAGCCCCGATTACCTCCACCGCTTCGTTCGCGAGCGCCAGGAGTGGCTGCGGCAGCACATCCACGACATCGAGTCGCTCGGTGACGGGGCGCTCGTCATCGACCGGGTGGGCCGCGATGCCTCCGGCGCCTTCTGGGTGCAGCTCTACAACCGGGGCTCCACGCCGATATCCCTGGGCGGGTTGCGCCTCACGGGCCTCACCCGGGTGACCGACCAGTGGACCCTGCCCTCCATCACCGTGGAGCCCAAGCACGTCGTCACCTTCCGTCAGGGGGCCGCCGGCATCGAGGGACTGGGGGCGACGCTCGACCCGCAGCACCCCGAGGTGGCGCTCTACTCGGAGGACCAGCAGACGGCCCTGGACCTGCTGTGGCTCGCGCCGCTCAAACCCGGGGAGGCCTACGGGCGGCAGCCTCGCGGCGCCGAGTCCTTCGGCAGCCAACCGGGGCCGTGA